From Penicillium psychrofluorescens genome assembly, chromosome: 1, one genomic window encodes:
- a CDS encoding uncharacterized protein (ID:PFLUO_000579-T1.cds;~source:funannotate) translates to MAWLLPSRRTGIALAAGCILFSALAAANAHPGDLSVSQIEGQLQSCPLVESLNEHKRATSPQTASLTSKIFAVLFPGSPAVNALLATAYISGPPNFLLALCPPNIDPSSLSIMVAFAVGGLLGDTLFHLLPEIFLGEDSPDHVSFVMVEPNKNLLLGLGIMVGFFTFVAMDKALRIATGGGGGHDHSHGHAHTDASATTSSSDTKSKSSGDVKKRKSGSKSNSSPSVPEKEINPSVKLGGYLNLIADFTHNITDGLALSSSFYASPTLGATTTVAVFFHEIPHEVGDFALLVQSGFSKRKAMGAQFVTAVGAFLGTMIGIAVQEFGGSGVADNTGAAAGLLGTSLSWGDMLLPFTAGTFLYVGTVAVIPELLETGPNKALELRNTVTQFLAVAVGAGIMLVISWD, encoded by the exons atggcttggcttcttccttcgcGCAGGACGGGCATTGccctcgctgctggatgtATCTTGTTTTCGGCACTGGCTGCAGCCAATGCCCACCCGGGCGACCTCTCTGTCAGCCAGATTGAGGGCCAATTGCAG AGCTGCCCACTGGTGGAATCGCTCAATGAGCACAAGCGTGCTACTAGTCCGCAGACTGCCAGTCTCACCTCGAAGATCTTCGCGGTTCTTTTCCCCGGGAGCCCAGCTGTGAACGCGCTTCTGGCGACTGCTTATATCTCCGGCCCACCCA ACTTTTTACTGGCACTATGCCCCCCGAACATTGACCCTTCTTCGCTGTCTATCATGGTCGCCTTCGCCGTCGGTGGCCTGCTAGGTGACACACTcttccaccttctccctGAGATCTTCCTGGGCGAAGACTCGCCAGACCATGTGAGCTTCGTGATGGTCGAGCCGAATAAGAACCTCCTCTTGGGTCTGGGCATTATGGTGGGATTCTTCACCTTTGTAGCCATGGACAAGGCCCTGCGTATCGCAACCGGCGGCGGGGGTGGCCACGACCATTCCCACGGCCACGCGCACACTGACGCCTCAGCCACGACGAGTAGCTCCGACACCAAGTCCAAATCCAGTGGAGATGTCAAAAAGCGCAAGTCCGGATCCAAATCCAACTCCTCGCCCTCCGTTCCCGAGAAAGAAATCAACCCTAGCGTCAAGCTGGGCGGCTACCTCAACCTGATTGCTGATTTCACCCACAATATCACCGATGGCCTCGCTCTCTCGTCCTCCTTCTACGCCTCGCCCACCCTCGgcgccaccaccaccgtcgcaGTCTTCTTCCACGAGATCCCGCACGAGGTCGGCGATTTCGCTCTGCTCGTGCAGTCGGGTTTCTCCAAGCGCAAGGCCATGGGCGCCCAGTTCGTTACTGCCGTCGGTGCTTTCTTGGGTACCATGATCGGCATTGCCGTGCAAGAGTTTGGCGGCAGCGGTGTTGCGGACAACACCGGCGCTGCGGCTGGGTTGCTGGGTACTAGTCTCTCATGGGGAGACATGCTTCTTCCTTTTACGGCGGGTACTTTCTTGTACGTTGGTACTGTCGCTGTCATCCCGGAGTTGCTTGAAACTGGCCCCAACAAGGCGCTTGAGTTGCGGAACACGGTGACCCAGTTTTTGGCAGTCGCTGTTGGAGCGGGGATTATGCTCGT GATCTCCTGGGATTAA